One genomic segment of Nocardioides cavernaquae includes these proteins:
- a CDS encoding LicD family protein: MSARAKRSGLSGLRVDDAGIHATSRAEAILDVHVDGRRIFSFWLHRDGVPEGEGHLMAWPETLRSFLDGSARITVAEHGTDQVAFDEQVVLGAGTGIIKFETADGKPIALDKSMRRVQTFDTRSAEHVVPLMRAIDDVLKVLHGLGIDAFLAYGTLLGAVRNGQLIGHDSDADLGYVSHYEHPADVMRESFNLQRALMERGYPVTRYSGAAFKVDVRESDGSVRGLDVFGGFMLDGKLHLMGEIITPFRSEWVLPLGTATLEGWEFAVPADTDRFLTATYGAGWRVPDPAFHFPTPRSTHRRFNGWFRGTRDGRNVWDRFYSVSREPSFEPTDVGRWAAESEPDAVHVVDLGCGYGSDVWWFAGRGVKATGLDFVRRSYEDMAARVRDDGRDATYLFFNPLELRSALSTAALVARTEGPRVLLSRHMIDSMHTGARLTLWRAADMMLRDGGRLYLQFLAVAGKDGYAARLRSTPLDPDRIAAELEASGATIVHRELRDVTTSQGVSGASQICRMVVQWDR, from the coding sequence TTGAGCGCCAGAGCGAAACGGTCGGGACTGTCCGGTCTTCGCGTCGACGACGCCGGCATCCACGCCACCTCGCGAGCCGAGGCGATCCTCGACGTCCATGTCGACGGACGACGGATCTTCTCGTTCTGGCTGCACCGTGACGGAGTGCCCGAGGGCGAGGGTCACCTGATGGCGTGGCCCGAGACGCTGCGCTCGTTCCTCGACGGTTCGGCGCGGATCACGGTCGCCGAGCACGGCACCGACCAGGTCGCCTTCGACGAGCAGGTCGTCCTCGGCGCGGGGACGGGCATCATCAAGTTCGAGACCGCCGACGGCAAGCCGATCGCGCTCGACAAGTCCATGCGGCGCGTGCAGACCTTCGACACCCGCTCGGCAGAGCACGTCGTGCCGTTGATGCGGGCGATCGATGACGTCCTCAAGGTGCTGCACGGCCTCGGGATCGACGCGTTCCTGGCCTACGGAACCCTGCTGGGCGCGGTCCGCAACGGGCAGCTGATCGGCCATGACAGCGACGCCGACCTCGGCTACGTGTCGCACTACGAGCACCCCGCCGACGTCATGCGCGAGTCCTTCAACCTGCAGCGCGCCCTGATGGAGCGTGGCTACCCGGTCACGCGCTACTCCGGTGCCGCGTTCAAGGTCGACGTCCGTGAGTCCGACGGGTCGGTGCGCGGCCTCGACGTGTTCGGCGGCTTCATGCTGGACGGCAAGCTCCACCTGATGGGCGAGATCATCACGCCGTTCCGCAGCGAGTGGGTGCTCCCGCTCGGCACGGCCACGCTCGAGGGCTGGGAGTTCGCGGTCCCGGCCGACACCGACCGCTTCCTGACGGCGACCTACGGCGCCGGATGGCGGGTCCCCGATCCGGCCTTCCACTTCCCGACACCGCGCTCGACCCATCGCCGCTTCAACGGGTGGTTCCGCGGCACGCGCGACGGGCGCAACGTGTGGGACCGGTTCTACTCCGTCTCCCGGGAGCCGTCCTTCGAGCCGACGGACGTCGGCCGCTGGGCGGCCGAGAGCGAGCCGGATGCTGTGCACGTGGTCGACCTCGGCTGCGGCTACGGCTCCGACGTCTGGTGGTTCGCGGGCCGCGGGGTGAAGGCGACCGGCCTCGACTTCGTCAGGCGGTCCTACGAGGACATGGCCGCGCGCGTCCGCGACGACGGCCGCGACGCGACGTACCTCTTCTTCAACCCGCTCGAGCTGCGATCCGCCCTCAGCACGGCGGCGCTGGTGGCCCGCACGGAGGGGCCGCGGGTCCTCCTGTCGCGCCACATGATCGACTCGATGCACACCGGCGCGCGCCTCACCCTGTGGCGCGCGGCCGACATGATGCTGCGCGACGGCGGGCGGCTCTACCTGCAGTTCCTGGCCGTCGCCGGCAAGGACGGGTACGCCGCGCGGTTGCGCTCCACGCCGCTCGATCCGGACCGGATCGCGGCCGAGCTCGAGGCGTCCGGTGCCACGATCGTGCACCGCGAGCTGCGTGACGTCACGACCAGTCAGGGCGTCTCCGGCGCCTCCCAGATCTGTCGAATGGTGGTCCAATGGGATCGATGA
- a CDS encoding DUF6752 domain-containing protein — translation MNIKQRVKTRASQSATFDLRKRVKVLEDEVQECRRLNLRVAELTDLVMELLLPVSQQDEQKVRDLLVRYQDSL, via the coding sequence ATGAACATCAAGCAGCGGGTCAAGACGCGTGCCTCCCAGAGCGCCACGTTCGACCTGCGCAAGCGCGTGAAGGTGCTCGAGGACGAGGTCCAGGAGTGCCGCCGGCTGAACCTCCGGGTCGCCGAGCTCACCGACCTGGTCATGGAGCTGCTCCTGCCGGTCTCCCAGCAGGACGAGCAGAAGGTTCGCGACCTGCTCGTCCGCTACCAGGACAGCCTCTGA